The DNA sequence TACCTGACGCCAGCATCACCAACAATTCCGATGGCCATGCCAGCGGAGAGACCGGCGAGGCCACAAGCGAGGCCGGAGGACAGGTGGGCGTAACCGTCGAAGAGATAGTAAGACTTAGCCTTAGGGTTAATGCCAGTGCTGATGATAACGGCAATGATGAGGCCATAAATACCAAGCACGCCAGCCATCACAACTGGCACTATCGACTTCATCACAAGCTCAGGCCTCATCACTCCCATCGACGCCACTCCCACTCCACTCTTCGCCGTTCCGTACGCCGCTCCCATACCTGCCAACCCATCCCCAcccaacaataaataaataaaatcatctCTCGTTTCAtttttagtaataataataacaataattagaaAGAAATTCAAGACGATGTTcgtgtatttttcatttttgagcgataaaagagaaagagagatacTGACAGGAGAAGACGAGGGCAGCAGCAGCACCGAGGAAGCCGAAGAAAGGAGCAGTTTCGTCGCCGCTGAAGCCTGCCATCTTTGATTTCGATCACTTACTTACAGTGGCACCCGTCTTGTCTTCTCTTTTGGTTTTGAAAGATGAGATGGGAATGATTGTAGTGGATGATGTTAGAGTGCTAAGAAGTAAGAACATAATCTCGGTGGTGTCTGGAGAGATGGAGagatcagatctaaaactaaattaTTGGCATTGAAGTGtgaaaatgttatttttttgaGAAAATAACAATTAGGTCCGTCCTTTTTTTTTATgcggatatttttgtttttgcggAATGGAAAATATATTCATGTTTTTGACCCCTCTAAAATGTGGATAAATTTATTCTTCCATTGAATTTAATCCGTTGGACTCGACGAAAAATTCTGACATGGTAAACGTGGAACTGACCTATTCGTTACGGGATGACACGTGGCTTTAAACTTTTGGAAACAAAGACATATTAGTCCCTACGCACCAATACGACGCCGTTTCACCACCTCCCTTCCAAACACACTTTAATCCCTTTATGCAATACCTAGAAGACTGATAGTTAAGATTATGGTTGGTATAAAATTTCTCAATGAAACCCCGTTATAAGTATAGTTCTAACCAACAACAACCcttgaatcaaattttaaaagattggttgtcacaaagctcaatcccaataaaaataaatcgaagtattcaaacctcgagtcgtctcacaaggaatgggcaaacatgtgcatcaatattggttagaatcCCGGGATTGGGAGTCATAAGTAAGAAATTAAATCACTagacttaacatgcaagaaatcttAGAGTGCAAGGAACTAACTCAAGTAACTAAAGTAAAGTGAGAGCAATTTCAATCTACCAAGAGAACATGTAATCTAATTCTACTCTAGGATGAAGTAAACAACTAACTAAAACAATAATcaagcaaatagtatttttgggtttgaGTGTGAACAATAAAAggcactcttggctaggcatgggaattgaggtcaccatccttgtctaataaccatatcttgacaattatgaggaaccaaggtCATTAAATCTACCTCTATGCTTAAAGTAAGTATAATGTCTACttctaagcttgaagtacgttaaaTGGCTTAGTCAATttcaactcataagtcccaatccatctaccaattgacttagtagaggattagtgtcaatgggtatcaatttgACCAATAGGGCTCTCAAttcaccaaatcaattagacccaatgactcaagtttacccaatctccttagcctaggccaagagtaaaaagaactactccttaatcaaaggaaacatttc is a window from the Arachis hypogaea cultivar Tifrunner chromosome 17, arahy.Tifrunner.gnm2.J5K5, whole genome shotgun sequence genome containing:
- the LOC112765240 gene encoding V-type proton ATPase 16 kDa proteolipid subunit isoform X1; this translates as MAGFSGDETAPFFGFLGAAAALVFSCMGAAYGTAKSGVGVASMGVMRPELVMKSIVPVVMAGVLGIYGLIIAVIISTGINPKAKSYYLFDGYAHLSSGLACGLAGLSAGMAIGIVGDAGVRANAQQPKLFVGMILILIFAEALALYGLIVGIILSSRAGQSRAE
- the LOC112765240 gene encoding V-type proton ATPase 16 kDa proteolipid subunit isoform X2; translation: MAGFSGDETAPFFGFLGAAAALVFSCMGAAYGTAKSGVGVASMGVMRPELVMKSIVPVVMAGVLGIYGLIIAVIISTGINPKAKSYYLFDGYAHLSSGLACGLAGLSAGMAIGIVGDAGVSWLQLATPPVWLPNRVVHEYICKYIRESFDAD